The Patescibacteria group bacterium nucleotide sequence TCGCCACAACGTTTCGGAGTATGCGACCGTGGTGAAGGAGAGTGGCGGTAAACTTTCGGCGGAGCCGTACCGTCTAAGCGAGAGAACCATGTCGTATACGCCGTGTTGTGCGATGTGCCAAATATTTTCTTGTGATTTTAACGATCTCTTAGAGTAGGCCGGAATGATGTAGCAAGTCTAAAGCATTCACCGTTACCCGTTGTTTGCCACGCTGATACATCGTTTCCGAGAGCTTGATCGCACTGTCATAGTCCAACCATTGATAATCCTCATACTCTGTTTCGCGTATGTGTAAGTCAGAAACATTCGCATCGATTACAATAAAAAAATACTTTTTCCCTTTCATGACCATATCCTTTCCCGCGTCCGTTTTGAATTCATGGTAATCTTTTGTTCCAACGGGAAAGATAACTTGATTTTCGCCGATCAGCGAATGTATCGTTGTGGTACTCATAAACCTTACTCCTAATTCTTCAGCCATTTCCCGCTTGATTGCGGTTTCAATTGTTTCGCGGTTATCAATGCCTCCCTGGGGTAGTTCCCATAACTCATATTTTTCCTTATAGAGAAAAAGAATTTTTTTTGCGTGAAGAAAACAGCCAACAACCTGTGGCCGTATTCCAGCCTGACGCAGACGATCAATCGCTTCTATAGAGGGTAACAGCATAAGAAAATATTTGGTATGGCGTACAACGTTTGCGTATCATGCGCCGTGCGAAGCATGGCGTATATACGCTGTTATATGGTGTGTATGTTTTTCCTTCGTTTAGAAGAGAGTGTGATTTTGTTTAATATCCACAATTGATTGACTAAACAATAAACCCAATCCAATTATTATCTAGCGAAAAATAATTGTAACTTTGTTGTTTGTTGGATATTAAATACCCAACCCACTTATTTGATGCATCAAATACATTGTAAAAATCTTGAACCGCTTTCACA carries:
- a CDS encoding NUDIX hydrolase, which produces MLLPSIEAIDRLRQAGIRPQVVGCFLHAKKILFLYKEKYELWELPQGGIDNRETIETAIKREMAEELGVRFMSTTTIHSLIGENQVIFPVGTKDYHEFKTDAGKDMVMKGKKYFFIVIDANVSDLHIRETEYEDYQWLDYDSAIKLSETMYQRGKQRVTVNALDLLHHSGLL